The Populus nigra chromosome 19, ddPopNigr1.1, whole genome shotgun sequence genome includes a window with the following:
- the LOC133679828 gene encoding pentatricopeptide repeat-containing protein At4g39530-like translates to MKSFRLTSKLKTFFQFSKKVYKFNNIQILHQLYSPISTKSSCSGFFIGKDSVAISKALSFCENSKSFILGTQIHGYIIKLGFSSDVFVSNNLIKFYAKGTVLRYGLNVFDGMPERNVVSWTLMVCGAIQCDEVELGLEVFLEMIRNGFVPNEFGLGSVMKACGNSVEGRVFGFCVHCFALKIGMERNPFVGCSVLSFYAKLGDIGAAERVFESLEEVDVGCWNAMIGGYAQCGYGFEAIVTASLMRRKGIFMDKYTFINVIQGCSLLGDLNFGRQIHGLIIRSELELSAPVMNALMDMYFKNGGMKSGLVVFKKMHDRDVVTWNTVFGSFSQHEDPKDIASLFHSFLLTSMRPNHITFSILFRECGKLLNLGLGLQFCCLALHFGLFDEANITSALINMFSRCGKMEMAHLVFKSKVSENIIIWNELISGYKLNCCDAEALKTFYDLLQLGVEANEYTFSNVLETCSRSENQLMNRQIHGVAFKSGFASHGYVCSSLIKGYIKFGLLDDSLKVFNMLDRSDMAAWGTMISAFVHQGWDCEAIRSLNLLIEAGEKPDEFILGSILSSCAGTVAYCQTKSVHSLIIKLGFEGHVFVASAVLDAYAKCGDIQSAKMAFNQSCKSSDVVIYNAMIIAYAHHGRVVEALDTYDKMKLANLQPSQATFVSVIAACGHIGHVEKGCRLFKSMDLYGMEPSPDVYGCLVDMFSRNGYLEDAKQIIESLPYPAWPAILRSLLSGCRMYGNRELGEWAAKKLLQLVPHNDAAHALLFKVYSELGNWEDAAKMRREMAERGLRKDPGHSWIEAW, encoded by the coding sequence ATGAAAAGCTTTCGACTAACTTCAAAACTGAAAACTTTCTTTCAGTTTTCGAAGAAAGTTTACAAATTTAACAACATACAGATTCTACACCAACTGTACAGTCCCATTTCAACTAAGTCTTCATGCTCTGGTTTCTTTATAGGAAAGGACTCAGTTGCTATTTCTAAGGCATTATCTTTTTGTGAGAATTCAAAATCATTCATCCTTGGAACCCAAATTCATGGTTATATTATTAAGCTTGGATTTAGTAGTGATGTTTTTGTTTCGAATAATTTGATCAAGTTTTATGCAAAAGGTACGGTTTTGAGGTATGGGCTTAATGTGTTTGATGGAATGCCTGAGAGAAATGTTGTTTCTTGGACTTTGATGGTTTGTGGAGCTATTCAATGTGATGAAGTTGAATTGGGGTTAGAGGTGTTTTTGGAGATGATAAGAAATGGATTTGTGCCTAATGAGTTTGGACTTGGTAGCGTTATGAAGGCGTGTGGGAATAGTGTGGAAGGTAGGGTATTTGGTTTCTGTGTTCATTGTTTTGCTTTGAAAATTGGAATGGAGAGAAACCCTTTTGTGGGTTGTTCAGTTTTGAGCTTTTATGCTAAGTTGGGGGATATTGGAGCAGCAGAGAGGGTGTTTGAGAGTTTGGAAGAGGTTGATGTTGGTTGTTGGAATGCTATGATTGGAGGGTATGCACAATGCGGGTATGGTTTTGAAGCTATCGTTACTGCATCTTTAATGCGAAGGAAAGGAATATTTATGGACAAATATACCTTCATAAACGTTATTCAGGGCTGCTCACTTCTTGGTGACTTAAATTTTGGAAGGCAGATTCATGGATTGATCATTAGAAGTGAGCTGGAACTCAGTGCTCCGGTAATGAATGCTCTTATGGATATGTACTTTAAGAATGGTGGGATGAAATCCGGTTTGGTAGTCTTTAAAAAGATGCATGATAGAGATGTTGTAACATGGAATACTGTATTTGGAAGCTTCTCCCAGCATGAAGATCCTAAAGACATTGCAAGCTTGTTCCATAGTTTTCTGCTAACCAGCATGAGGCCTAACCACATTAccttctcaattttatttagaGAATGTGGGAAGCTGCTGAATCTTGGTCTTGGGCTTCAGTTTTGTTGCCTTGCATTGCATTTTGGATTATTTGATGAAGCTAACATCACATCCGCACTAATCAATATGTTTTCCAGGTGTGGAAAAATGGAAATGGCACACTTAGTATTTAAAAGCAAAGTATctgaaaacataattatttggAATGAGTTAATTTCAGGGTATAAATTGAATTGTTGTGATGCGGAAGCCTTGAAGACCTTCTATGACTTGTTGCAGTTGGGGGTTGAAGCGAATGAGTATACCTTTTCAAATGTCTTGGAAACTTGCTCCAGATCTGAGAATCAACTAATGAACAGACAAATTCATGGAGTTGCGTTTAAGTCTGGCTTTGCTTCTCATGGATATGTTTGTAGCTCATTAATCAAAGGTTACATAAAATTTGGGCTCTTGGATGATTCTCTTAAGGTTTTCAATATGCTTGATAGATCAGACATGGCAGCTTGGGGGACCATGATATCTGCATTCGTGCATCAAGGCTGGGATTGTGAAGCTATTAGATCACTCAACTTGCTGATAGAAGCTGGTGAGAAAcctgatgaatttattttgggCAGCATTTTAAGTAGCTGTGCTGGTACTGTGGCCTATTGTCAAACCAAATCTGTTCACTCCCTGATTATCAAATTGGGGTTTGAAGGACATGTATTTGTTGCTAGTGCAGTTCTAGATGCATATGCAAAGTGCGGGGACATCCAAAGTGCAAAGATGGCTTTCAACCAGTCATGCAAATCCAGTGACGTTGTTATATATAATGCCATGATCATTGCTTATGCCCATCATGGTCGTGTTGTGGAAGCTTTGGACACATATGATAAAATGAAGTTGGCTAATCTACAGCCCAGCCAAGCCACATTTGTGTCAGTTATAGCAGCCTGCGGACATATAGGCCATGTTGAAAAAGGATGTCGTTTGTTTAAATCAATGGATTTGTATGGAATGGAGCCATCTCCTGATGTTTATGGTTGCTTAGTTGATATGTTCTCTCGAAATGGATACCTTGAAGATGCTAAGCAAATAATTGAATCCTTGCCCTACCCTGCTTGGCCTGCTATTTTGAGATCCTTGCTCAGTGGTTGTAGAATGTACGGGAACAGAGAATTGGGAGAATGGGCTGCCAAGAAGTTACTCCAGTTAGTCCCTCATAATGATGCTGCACATGCATTGTTGTTCAAGGTGTATTCTGAGTTGGGTAATTGGGAAGATGCAGCGAAGATGAGGAGGGAAATGGCAGAAAGAGGCCTTAGAAAAGATCCCGGACATAGTTGGATTGAAGCATGGTAA
- the LOC133679094 gene encoding protein SOSEKI 5-like, whose translation MAAAVTSRGGRNTVVVQIPRKWNEDRETTPERARAFWSESRKLSIKAPVVYYLSRNGQLEHPHFMEVPLSSNDGLYLSDVINQLDLLRGKGMASLYSWSSKRSFKNGFVWQDLTENDFIHPAHGHEYILKGSEILDHSNQQLFLETKPQETSQSSASQASEFPVITRRRNQSLSSINLNEYKVYKAESFSESARKLAADASTQTDDSRRRRRHVKPEIKKMKEEKKISQEREANRDEIMEISPPPSDSSPETLESLMKADGRLILGGHNEGSGMDLNQTAKNCGKMKASTVLMQLISCSSSISFRDCGATPGKEPGLPLIAGHYKRRLPCGGGNREATSREIYNFSRVKLEEKEYFSGSLIETKKEEVPPLNLRRSSSCSAARSSHLQLAEKEIEGVRTKCMPRKSRAMVTRRESSVNVVVDNDNKNNNVDSS comes from the exons ATGGCCGCTGCAGTCACTTCAAGAGGTGGGAGAAACACCGTAGTGGTCCAGATTCCAAGGAAATGGAACGAAGACAGAGAAACCACTCCGGAGAGAGCCAGAGCATTCTGGAGTGAATCTCGTAAGCTGTCCATAAAGGCCCCTGTAGTCTACTATCTGTCCAGAAATGGTCAGCTTGAGCATCCCCATTTCATGGAGGTCCCTCTCTCTTCCAATGACGGCCTCTACCTTTCag aTGTAATCAACCAGTTAGACCTCCTTCGAGGCAAAGGCATGGCTAGCCTCTACTCCTGGTCCTCTAAACG GAGCTTCAAAAACGGCTTCGTTTGGCAGGACTTGACCGAGAACGATTTCATTCACCCGGCTCACGGTCACGAGTACATTCTCAAAGGATCAGAGATTCTCGATCATTCTAACCAACAGCTCTTCCTCGAGACGAAACCTCAAGAAACCAGCCAGTCATCGGCCAGTCAAGCCTCGGAGTTTCCAGTTATCACGAGGCGTAGGAACCAATCCTTGAGCTCTATCAATCTTAATGAGTACAAGGTTTACAAGGCCGAGTCGTTCTCCGAGTCTGCTCGGAAACTCGCTGCTGACGCGTCGACTCAGACTGATGATAGCAGGAGAAGAAGGAGACACGTCAAACCGGAAATCAAGAAGAtgaaggaggagaaaaaaattagtcaGGAACGGGAGGCGAACAGGGACGAGATTATGGAGATTTCACCCCCACCGTCCGACTCGAGCCCCGAGACTCTGGAGTCTTTGATGAAGGCTGATGGACGGCTGATATTGGGTGGTCATAACGAAGGGAGTGGCATGGATTTGAATCAAACGGCGAAGAACTGTGGGAAGATGAAAGCGTCTACGGTTCTGATGCAGTTGATATCGTGCAGTTCTTCGATCTCGTTTCGGGACTGTGGGGCGACGCCAGGGAAGGAGCCAGGCTTGCCGTTGATTGCTGGGCATTACAAGAGGAGGTTGCCATGTGGAGGAGGGAACCGTGAGGCAACATCGAGGGAAATTTACAATTTTTCGAGGGTAAAATTGGAAGAGAAGGAGTATTTTAGTGGGAGCTTGATTGAGACAAAGAAGGAGGAGGTGCCTCCTTTGAATTTGAGGAGGTCCAGTTCCTGCAGTGCAGCTAG GAGCTCGCATCTGCAATTGGCAGAAAAGGAGATTGAAGGAGTGCGCACCAAATGCATGCCAAGGAAGTCGAGAGCAATGGTAACCAGAAGAGAAAGTAGCGTTAACGTCGTTGTtgacaatgataataaaaataataatgttgacAGTAGTTAA
- the LOC133679328 gene encoding transcription factor MYB59-like — MKMMQDETRKGPWTEQEDILLINFVNLFGDRRWDFIAKVSGLNRTGKSCRLRWVNYLHPGLKRGKMTPQEERLVLELHARWGNRWSRIARKLPGRTDNEIKNYWRTHTRKKAQERKSVVSPSLSSSNCSSSSNITTVNSSSSPGTGEASFYDTGGLEQVASAGKNGEAVQGGEKGYSMDDIWRDIENTIEPVCDGFSEEGCNFSYPSLASPLWEYCPDMLWSISVEESKMFLPCDDGTMLLTG; from the exons atgaaaatgatgcaAGACGAAACCCGAAAGGGTCCATGGACAGAACAGGAGGACATTCTACTGATCAACTTCGTGAACTTATTTGGAGATCGACGATGGGATTTTATAGCAAAAGTATCAG GTTTGAACAGAACAGGAAAAAGTTGCAGGTTGCGATGGGTTAATTATCTCCACCCTGGTCTTAAAAGAGGAAAGATGACACCTCAAGAAGAAAGACTTGTCCTGGAACTTCACGCCAGATGGGGAAATAG GTGGTCAAGAATTGCTCGCAAATTACCGGGGCGAACTGATAATGAAATAAAGAACTATTGGAGGACTCATACGCGAAAGAAGGCTCAAGAAAGGAAAAGCGTCGTGTCCCCTTCACTGTCATCTTCAAACTGTTCCTCTTCATCAAATATCACTACAGTGAATTCATCATCTTCTCCGGGAACTGGAGAAGCAAGTTTTTATGACACAGGGGGGCTTGAACAAGTTGCTTCAGCAGGAAAAAACGGAGAGGCAGTGCAAGGGGGTGAAAAGGGATACTCGATGGATGACATATGGAGAGACATTGAAAACACTATTGAACCAGTTTGTGATGGGTTTAGTGAAGAAGGTTGCAATTTTTCTTATCCTTCGTTGGCTTCTCCATTGTGGGAATATTGCCCAGACATGCTTTGGAGTATTTCTGTTGAAGAGAGCAAGATGTTTCTCCCTTGCGACGACGGCACAATGCTTTTGACAGGCTAA
- the LOC133679813 gene encoding aquaporin TIP1-2 codes for MAISSIAFGSPAEVGQSDALKAALAEFISMLIFVFAGEGSGMAFNKLTDDGSSTPAGLVAASLAHAFALFVAVSVGANISGGHVNPAVTFGAFLGGHITFIRSILYWVAQCLGSVVACLLLKLATGGLETSAFSLSSGVGVWNAVVFEIVMTFGLVYTVYATAVDPKRGDIGIIAPIAIGFIVGANILAGGAFDGASMNPAVSFGPAVVSWTWDNHWVYWLGPFVGSAIAAIVYEVCFISPATHEQLTSSDF; via the exons atggcaATCAGTAGCATTGCGTTCGGATCTCCTGCAGAGGTCGGCCAGAGTGATGCGCTCAAGGCAGCCTTAGCAGAGTTCATTTCCATGCTCATTTTTGTCTTTGCGGGAGAAGGCTCTGGCATGGCTTTTA ACAAGCTTACCGACGATGGCTCATCAACACCGGCCGGGCTAGTAGCTGCGTCGCTGGCTCACGCTTTTGCACTCTTTGTTGCGGTTTCAGTTGGTGCCAACATTTCCGGCGGGCACGTAAACCCTGCTGTTACATTCGGTGCCTTCCTTGGTGGCCACATAACATTCATTAGAAGTATTCTGTACTGGGTTGCCCAGTGCCTTGGATCTGTAGTTGCCTGTTTGCTTCTTAAGCTTGCAACTGGTGGACTG GAAACATCAGCCTTCTCTCTATCATCTGGAGTTGGTGTATGGAATGCAGTTGTTTTCGAAATTGTGATGACCTTTGGTTTGGTTTACACTGTGTATGCAACAGCTGTTGACCCGAAAAGGGGTGACATCGGGATAATTGCACCCATTGCTATTGGCTTCATCGTGGGTGCTAACATTTTAGCTGGTGGTGCTTTTGATGGTGCATCCATGAACCCCGCAGTCTCCTTTGGACCAGCAGTCGTGAGTTGGACATGGGACAACCACTGGGTCTACTGGCTCGGTCCATTCGTTGGTTCTGCAATCGCTGCCATTGTCTACGAGGTCTGTTTCATTAGCCCAGCCACACACGAGCAGCTCACCTCTTCAGACTTCTAA